The proteins below are encoded in one region of Pseudomonas putida S13.1.2:
- a CDS encoding efflux RND transporter permease subunit produces the protein MANIKQDTMPVIRHLRDFDPRSGNLLERMVFNYRPLFMLFMVLATLVLGYVAVTRLELRPSFEKMIPQSQPYIQNYLDNRKALRGLGNSVRVVVENTQGDIFDPEYLDVLKKINDELFLAQGVDRAWMKSLWSPGVRWTEVTEEGFQGGAVMPDDYQGKPADIEQLRQNINRAGIVGSLVATDFKSSMLVVPLLDHDLASGRGIDYRQFSQMLEQQLRDQYEYGGDSKARASGKEGEGKYKVRVIGFAKLMGDLIDGLIQVMMFFALAVVTSLVIIFLYTRCVRSTLLVVFCSLAAVVWQLGIVGWLGYAIDPYSILVPFLIFAIGVSHAAQKMNGIMQDIGRGTHKLVAARYTFRRLFVAGVTALLADAVGFAVLMLIDIPVIKDLAITASIGVAVLIFTSLLLIPVSLSYVGVGRKASERALRIDQRAAEHRGFGKLWDALDRFTTRKWATGAVLVATLLGLGGFWVSLQLKIGDLDSGAPELRADSRYNRDNAYITSHYALSSDLFAVMIKTPPEGCLSYRTLILADRLAWELQQYPGVQTTVSLVNAVRQITAGSFEGNPKMSSLQRNQDMLNYAAQQASVNAPELFNTDCSMMPVIAYLKDHKAQTLDDVVAIADRFARENSSPDRQFLLAAGSAGIEAATNIVVREANRTMLLFVYLAVTLFCLITFRSWRATLVALLPLVLTSVLCEALMVAMGIGVKVATLPVIALGVGIGVDYALYLLSVQLHYQRQGRTLGEAYQNAVAFTGRVVGLVGITLAAGVVAWGWSPIKFQADMGILLTFMFLWNMLGALLLIPALSYFLLPDKRFVAAAPAPCEAEPQPCDSAQVPRAQARAQA, from the coding sequence ATGGCCAACATCAAGCAAGACACCATGCCGGTGATCCGCCACCTGCGGGATTTCGATCCACGTTCCGGCAACCTGCTCGAACGCATGGTCTTCAACTATCGCCCGCTGTTCATGCTGTTCATGGTGCTGGCCACGCTGGTCCTCGGGTATGTGGCGGTCACCCGCCTGGAACTGCGGCCCAGCTTCGAAAAAATGATCCCGCAGAGCCAGCCCTACATCCAGAATTACCTGGACAACCGCAAGGCGCTGCGCGGCCTGGGCAACTCGGTGCGGGTGGTGGTGGAGAACACCCAAGGCGATATCTTCGACCCCGAATACCTGGACGTGCTGAAAAAGATCAACGACGAGCTGTTCCTTGCCCAGGGCGTCGACCGTGCCTGGATGAAGTCGTTGTGGAGCCCGGGCGTGCGCTGGACCGAGGTCACTGAAGAGGGCTTTCAGGGCGGTGCGGTGATGCCCGATGACTACCAGGGCAAGCCGGCCGACATCGAGCAGTTACGCCAGAACATCAACCGAGCCGGCATCGTCGGCAGCCTGGTGGCGACCGACTTCAAGTCCAGCATGCTGGTGGTGCCGCTGCTCGACCACGACCTGGCCAGCGGGCGCGGTATCGATTACCGGCAGTTCTCGCAGATGCTCGAACAGCAGTTGCGCGACCAGTACGAATACGGCGGTGACAGCAAGGCGCGCGCGTCTGGCAAGGAAGGCGAGGGCAAGTACAAGGTGCGGGTCATCGGGTTTGCCAAGCTGATGGGCGACCTGATCGACGGGCTGATCCAGGTAATGATGTTCTTCGCCTTGGCAGTCGTCACCTCGCTGGTGATCATCTTCCTGTACACCCGCTGCGTGCGCAGTACCCTGCTGGTGGTGTTCTGCTCCCTGGCGGCGGTGGTGTGGCAATTGGGCATTGTCGGTTGGCTGGGCTATGCCATCGACCCGTACTCGATCCTGGTGCCGTTCCTGATCTTTGCCATTGGTGTGTCGCACGCGGCGCAGAAGATGAACGGCATCATGCAGGACATCGGCCGTGGCACCCACAAGCTGGTGGCGGCGCGCTATACCTTCCGCCGCCTGTTTGTGGCCGGGGTTACGGCGCTGCTGGCGGACGCCGTGGGCTTTGCCGTGCTGATGCTGATCGACATCCCGGTGATCAAGGACCTGGCGATCACCGCCAGCATCGGCGTGGCGGTACTGATCTTCACCTCGCTGCTGTTGATTCCGGTGTCGCTGTCTTACGTTGGCGTTGGCCGCAAGGCATCCGAACGTGCCTTGCGCATTGACCAGCGTGCCGCCGAGCACCGCGGCTTCGGCAAGCTGTGGGACGCCCTCGACCGCTTTACCACGCGCAAGTGGGCCACCGGCGCGGTGTTGGTGGCCACGTTGTTGGGCCTGGGCGGCTTCTGGGTAAGCCTGCAGTTGAAGATCGGCGACCTCGACAGCGGCGCGCCGGAGTTGCGCGCCGATTCGCGCTACAACCGTGACAACGCCTACATCACCAGCCACTACGCGTTGTCCAGCGACCTGTTCGCGGTGATGATCAAAACCCCGCCAGAAGGCTGTCTGAGCTACAGGACACTGATCCTCGCCGACCGCCTGGCCTGGGAGCTGCAGCAGTACCCCGGGGTGCAGACCACGGTGTCGCTGGTCAACGCCGTGCGCCAGATCACCGCAGGCTCCTTCGAAGGCAACCCGAAGATGAGCAGCCTGCAGCGCAACCAGGACATGCTCAACTACGCCGCCCAGCAGGCCTCGGTCAACGCCCCGGAGCTGTTCAACACCGATTGCTCGATGATGCCGGTGATCGCCTACCTCAAGGACCACAAGGCCCAGACCCTGGACGACGTGGTGGCCATCGCCGACCGCTTCGCCCGCGAAAACAGCAGCCCCGACCGGCAGTTTCTGCTGGCCGCCGGCAGCGCCGGTATCGAGGCCGCCACCAACATCGTGGTGCGCGAAGCCAACCGCACCATGCTGCTGTTCGTCTACCTGGCGGTCACGCTGTTCTGCCTGATCACCTTCCGCAGCTGGCGCGCGACCTTGGTGGCGCTGCTGCCTCTGGTGCTGACTTCAGTGCTGTGCGAAGCGCTGATGGTGGCCATGGGTATTGGCGTGAAAGTGGCCACCTTGCCGGTGATCGCCCTGGGCGTTGGCATCGGCGTGGACTACGCGCTGTACCTGCTCAGTGTGCAGCTGCACTACCAGCGGCAGGGCCGCACCCTGGGCGAGGCCTACCAGAACGCCGTGGCCTTCACCGGCCGGGTGGTCGGGCTGGTGGGTATCACCCTGGCTGCCGGGGTGGTCGCCTGGGGGTGGTCGCCGATCAAGTTCCAGGCCGACATGGGC
- a CDS encoding WD40/YVTN/BNR-like repeat-containing protein, with translation MASLNKYAPWALAITLALGGTCGVVQAAYVDVLDLPAEPSVLAVHSALRDVVRAGERLVAVGARGHIVYSDNQGQDWRQASVPVSADLNALTFPTPQEGWAVGNDGVVLHSRDGGKNWAVQLDGRKIGALVTAYYRSLAQAHPDDEQWPQFAAEGQRLEQEGADKPFLGVWFTDARHGYVVGVFNLILRTDDGGENWVPMQDRTDNPQGLHLNAIRAVGDDLYVAGEQGLLLKWNARQQRFVALSGPYQGTWFGILGRPGEVLVYGLRGHVARSLDGGQSWTKVDTGLGQSITAASLDSSGDYWLFSQAGHVLRSHDGGQSFALQPQVPLAPVAAALQTRGNGTVLVGERGVRVLPAR, from the coding sequence ATGGCTTCTTTAAACAAGTATGCGCCGTGGGCGCTGGCAATCACGCTCGCCCTGGGCGGCACCTGCGGTGTGGTCCAGGCGGCCTATGTCGATGTGCTGGACCTGCCGGCCGAGCCTAGCGTGCTCGCGGTGCACAGCGCCCTGCGCGATGTGGTGCGGGCCGGTGAGCGGCTGGTCGCGGTGGGGGCCCGTGGCCACATCGTGTACTCCGACAACCAGGGCCAGGATTGGCGCCAGGCCAGTGTGCCGGTGAGCGCCGACCTCAATGCCCTGACGTTTCCAACCCCCCAGGAGGGTTGGGCGGTAGGCAACGATGGCGTGGTCCTGCACAGCCGTGACGGCGGTAAGAACTGGGCAGTGCAGCTCGATGGCCGGAAGATCGGCGCCTTGGTCACGGCCTACTACCGGTCCTTGGCGCAGGCCCATCCCGACGATGAGCAATGGCCGCAGTTCGCCGCCGAAGGCCAGCGTCTGGAGCAGGAGGGCGCCGACAAGCCGTTTCTGGGTGTGTGGTTCACCGACGCCCGGCACGGCTACGTAGTGGGTGTGTTCAACCTGATCTTGCGCACCGACGATGGCGGCGAAAACTGGGTGCCGATGCAGGACCGAACCGACAACCCCCAAGGCCTGCACCTCAATGCCATCCGTGCGGTCGGCGATGACCTTTATGTGGCGGGTGAGCAGGGCCTGCTGCTCAAGTGGAACGCCCGGCAGCAGCGCTTCGTCGCCTTGTCTGGCCCTTACCAGGGCACCTGGTTCGGCATTCTCGGCAGGCCTGGCGAAGTGCTCGTCTATGGCCTGCGTGGCCATGTGGCACGCAGCCTCGACGGCGGCCAGAGCTGGACCAAGGTGGACACCGGGCTGGGCCAGAGCATCACCGCCGCCAGCCTCGACAGCAGTGGTGACTACTGGCTGTTCAGCCAGGCCGGGCATGTGCTGCGCAGCCACGACGGCGGCCAGAGCTTCGCCCTGCAACCGCAGGTGCCGCTGGCACCCGTGGCGGCAGCCCTGCAGACCCGCGGCAACGGCACCGTGCTGGTAGGTGAGCGCGGCGTGCGCGTGCTGCCAGCCCGCTAA
- a CDS encoding DUF1329 domain-containing protein yields the protein MKYLNSLLSASLAVVIAGNAHAAAPAQDVARLGKDLTLVGADKAASADGAIPAYQGGLNTPPAGFKQGDTLRPDPFASEKPLLVIDGKNVDQYKDSLTATTVELAKRFPSFHIDVYPSHRTAALPKVLLDNTLKNATNAKSLQDGMAIENVLPGVPFPIPQSGAEAMWNHLLRYQGVAQKAKYDSWNVDSAGVAALATTGLAYNAYPIYEDLNKVIEPKDIYFQTKLYFEGPARRAGESMMLKDAANPLVQERRAWQYLPGQRRVKLAPNLAYDTPNPGTAGSGTFDDVYVFNGALDRYDWQLLGKKEMYVPYNTYKLTYIHDPKSLTTPNHLSPDQVRWEKHRVWVVEGTLKGNARHIYAKRRFYLDEDSWFALASDQYDARGQLYRGSFSFFTQSYDVQIPNNNPHVVYDLVGGTYNVNGLIGPHGGIEYIAPLSKAQWSPEALAGAGIR from the coding sequence ATGAAGTATCTCAATAGCCTGCTGTCGGCCTCGCTTGCGGTCGTCATTGCCGGTAATGCCCATGCGGCCGCCCCGGCCCAGGACGTCGCCCGGCTGGGCAAGGATCTGACCCTGGTCGGCGCCGACAAGGCCGCCAGTGCCGACGGCGCGATCCCGGCCTACCAAGGTGGCCTGAACACCCCGCCTGCCGGCTTCAAGCAGGGCGATACCCTGCGCCCGGACCCCTTCGCCTCGGAGAAACCGCTGCTGGTGATCGACGGCAAGAACGTCGACCAGTACAAGGATTCGCTGACCGCGACCACCGTAGAGCTGGCCAAGCGCTTCCCGAGCTTCCACATCGATGTGTACCCGAGCCACCGCACCGCGGCGTTGCCCAAGGTGCTGCTCGACAACACCCTGAAAAATGCCACCAATGCCAAGTCCCTGCAGGACGGCATGGCCATCGAAAATGTGCTGCCCGGCGTGCCGTTCCCGATCCCGCAGTCGGGCGCCGAGGCCATGTGGAACCACCTGCTGCGCTACCAGGGCGTGGCACAGAAGGCCAAGTATGACTCCTGGAACGTCGACTCCGCCGGCGTCGCGGCCCTGGCCACCACGGGCCTGGCGTACAACGCCTACCCGATCTACGAAGACCTGAACAAAGTCATCGAGCCCAAGGACATCTACTTCCAGACCAAGCTGTACTTCGAAGGCCCGGCACGCCGCGCCGGTGAGTCGATGATGCTCAAGGACGCCGCCAACCCGCTGGTGCAAGAGCGCCGCGCCTGGCAGTACCTGCCAGGGCAGCGCCGGGTGAAGCTGGCGCCGAACCTGGCCTACGACACGCCAAACCCAGGCACCGCAGGCTCCGGTACCTTCGACGACGTGTACGTGTTCAACGGTGCGCTGGACCGATACGACTGGCAACTGCTCGGCAAGAAAGAAATGTACGTGCCGTACAATACCTACAAACTCACCTACATCCACGACCCGAAATCCCTGACCACACCGAACCACCTCTCGCCCGACCAGGTGCGCTGGGAGAAGCACCGTGTGTGGGTAGTGGAAGGCACCCTCAAGGGCAATGCCCGTCACATCTATGCCAAGCGCCGTTTCTACCTCGACGAGGACAGCTGGTTCGCGCTTGCTTCTGACCAGTACGACGCCCGTGGCCAGCTGTATCGCGGCTCGTTCAGCTTCTTCACCCAGAGCTACGACGTGCAGATTCCCAACAACAACCCGCACGTGGTCTACGACCTGGTTGGTGGCACCTACAACGTCAACGGCCTGATCGGCCCGCACGGCGGTATTGAGTACATCGCCCCTCTGTCCAAGGCGCAGTGGTCGCCCGAAGCCCTGGCCGGCGCCGGTATTCGCTGA